TATGGTTTTGTTAAGTGAGGTAAGGAATGATTAAGTTAAAGAGACCTTTGGGAGCTAATAAGTCTCGAAAGGTTGTAGGTAGGGGTCCAGGATCTGGACTGGGAAAGACATCTGGTCGAGGTCAAAAGGGTCAGAGAGCCAGAAATACCTCTCCAAGGCCCGGTTTTGAGGGGGGCCAGACTCCTCTTTATAGAAGGTTACCAAGAAGAGGCTTCTCTAATCATGATTACAAGGTTAAGTATGAGATTGTAGGGCTTGGAGATGTAGATAGGAAATTTGAGACTGGAGATTTGGTGAACTATAGTACTTTGTGTGCGAGGGGGCTTGTGAGTAAAAAAGTTAAAAATGTTAAGGTTTTATCTAATGGTAATCTCACTAAGAAGGTTGATTTTGAAATCTTTCGTATTTCGAAATCCGCTGAAGACCTTGTAACAAAGCTTGGGTGTAGTATTAAATTAGTTTAGAATGGTAGTGAAATGAAAGGGTTATTTTTCAATTTATTTAATATTGGGGATTTAAGAAATAAGTTTTTATTTACTTTGTTTATTCTTTTTATTTTTAGAGTTGGATCTTACTTGCCAATACCAGGAATAGATCCTGTAGCTCTTAGAAGTTATTTTAAGGCACAATCAGATTTTTCAATCACCAATTATTTTGATTTTTTTTCAGGTGGTGCTTTTAGTAATTTTTCTGTGTTTATGCTTAGCATAGGTCCTTATATTTCAGCGTCAATTATTATTCAGCTTCTTGTTTATTCTTTCCCTTCTCTTAAAAAGATGCAGGACGGGGATGGCGGCAGGAAGAAAATAAAAAAATATACAAAATATTTAACAATTGTTGCGGCAGTAGCTCAAGGATATGCTACGAGTCTTTATGCTAAGAGTATTCCAGGTGCGCTTAATATGCCGTTTAATAGATATATTTTTATTGCTATCTTAACAGTTACAACGGGTACTTTTATTCTTTTATGGCTTGGTGAACAAATTAATCAAAGAGGAATTGGAAACGGTGCTTCTTTAATAATTTTTTCAGGAATAGTAGTTAGACTTCAAGCGGCTTTGTTTAATTTATTTCAAGGTATGCGAGATCCTTCTCAGAATATTAATCCTGTTTTTGTAATATTGGTTTTAAGCATTTTTGTTTTGGTTGTCATACTAATCATATACGAATATAAGGCACAAAGAAGGATTGCTATTCATTATGCTAGAGCAAATTCTAAAAATACGGTTAGTTCTTATTTACCAATAAAGCTTAATCCATCGGGCGTTTTGCCTGTTATTTTTGCGTCTGTGCTTATTACTCTGCCTTTGCAAATTTTGAGTGGATTTGCTGAAACTTCTTCGCTTTCGAGGCAAATTTTATCTTATTTAAGACCCAATGGATCTTATTATACTCTATTGAATGTCATTTTAATAATAGGATTTACATATTTTTATTCGAAAATACAATTAAGTCCAAAAGATATAAGTAATAATATTAGAAAAAATGGGGGCACTATCCCCGGGATAAAGTCTGATGAGATGGAAAGTTATTTGGATTATATCATGAACAGAACATTATTTTCAGGTTCTATTTTTTTGTCTATTATTGCAATTATTCCGTTTTTAGTACAGAATATTTTTAGATTTCCTTATGATGTCTCAAGAATTATGGGTAGTTCTTCATTGCTTATTATGGTGGGAGTGGCTCTTGACACATTAATACAGATTGATGCGTATTTAAAGACTCAAGGATTGTCTCGTGGAACTAGTAAAAAATATGCTTTTTTGCAAAAAATTTAGGAGTAATTTATGAAAGTTAGAGTGAGTGTGAAGCCAATTTGTGAGAAATGTAAAGTAATAAAGAGAAAAGGTGTTTTGAGAATTATTTGTGATAATCTAAAGCATAAACAAAGACAAAGATAAGGGGAGATAATGGCTAGAATAGCAGGAATAGATTTGCCAAATAATAAACAACTTCAAATAGCTCTTACATCTATTTATGGCATAGGAAGAACTAGGGCTTTAGAGATTTGCAGAAAAACAGATGTTTTACCGGACAAAAAGGCTAAGGACTTAGATAATGATGAGATTAATAGACTTAGAAGAATAGTTGAGAGTGATTATGTTGTTGAGGGCAAACTTAGGAGTGAATTGGCTATGTCTATTAAGAGACTTATGGACATTGCATGCTATAGAGGACTTAGGCATAGGAAGGGTTTGCCTTTGAGAGGACAGAGAACTAAAACTAATGCAAGAACTAGGAAAGGTAAGAGAAAAACTGTAGCTAATAAGAAAGTAGCTACTAAATAAAGATGTTTTACATATGGAGGGAAAAGATTGAATGCAAGAGTATCAACTAACAAAAAAAAGGTAAAAAGAAGCATTGGAGAGGGTAATGTTTATATACAAGCTACTTTTAATAATACAATTGTAACTGTATCTGACATAAGAGGCAATACTTTGGCTTGGGCAAGTGCTGGTGGTATGGGTTTTAAGGGTGCTAAAAAATCAACTCCGTATGCTGCGCAGATAACTGCGGAATCTGCTTTGGGTAAGGTTAAGGATTTTGGGATTAATTATGTTCATGTTTTTGTTAAAGGTCCAGGAATTGGTAGGGAGTCTGCCATACGAGCTGTAGGATCAACGGGTATGGTTGTGAGGTCAATCTCTGATGTTACTCCAATACCTCATAATGGGTGTAGACCTAAGAAAACCAGACGAGTTTAGTTGAAAGGAGCTACTGATGTCTTTAGAAAAACTTTTGAAAGATTTTACTATACCTGATAGGATTGAGTTTTTAAGAGGAGAGGATGATGGCTCTTATGGAAAGTTTATAATATATCCTTTTGAAAAAGGTTTTGGAGTTACTATTGGGAATACTTTAAGACGAGTTTTATTATCTTCTATTGAAGGCTATGCTATTTCTGCTATGAGAATTCAGTCTAATATAGGTGGATCCTTAAAGATTGTTTCAAGTGAATTTGATTTAATACCTGGCGTTGTGGAAGATACTCTTGAAGTAATTGCTAATATTAAAAACATTCATTTAAGGTTAGATGAGGGGGTTAACAGTGCAACAATAAGTTTTACTGTTAATGGCAAGGATACTGATGTTTTAAAGGCAGCCCATCTTGCAAGAGAGGGTGTTGAGGTATTCAATAAAGATTTGGTAATTGCTACACTCTCGAGTGATGTGAGTTTAGATTTTGAATTTCAAGTCAATTATGGAAGAGGTTATGTCTCTTCTGAGCAAAATTCACAATATTTAGAAGAAGTTAATACTATTGCGCTTGATTCTATATTTTCTCCAATAGAAAAGGTATCATATTTTATTGAAGATACTAGGGTTGGACAAAGGTCTGATTATGATAAGCTTGTTATGGAGATTTGGACAACAGGTGTTATTAGTGCTAGGGATGCAATAAAAAAGGCAGCCTCTATAGTGCGAGATTTTTTACTCCCATTGATGAATTTTGAAGATAAGGTTATTCATTCTATTGAGAATTCTGAATTGAAAGATTCTGATTTGCTTGATATGAGTGTTGAAAAACTAGACTTATCTGTCAGATCTTTAAATTGTTTAACTAAGGAAAACGTTAAGACCTTAGGAGAGCTTATCAGTAAGAGCTCGGATGAGCTCTCAAGGGCGAGAAATTTTGGGAAAAAAAGTCTAGAAGAGATAATTGAAAAACTCAATGTTTATGGATTATTTTTAGGAATGGCTAAGGCAGAGGCTCTTAAGGTATTGAGTAAAAACGATAAGATTAGGTAAAGAGGAGACCATTTTTGCATGAAAACTAGGGTAGGATTTAATAGGCTAGATAGAAAATCAAGTCATAGAAAGGCACTTTTAAGAAATATGGTAATTTCTCTTTTGAAGTATGAGAGAATAACTTCTACTAAGGTAAAGGTAAGTGAGGTTAAGCGATTTGCTGAGAAGTTGATTACTAGAGCTAAAGTTGATAGTGTTCACAATAGGAGAGAAGTGTCAAAGTTTATACATGATAAATATGTTCTAAATAAATTATTTACTAAAATTTCCCCTATCTTTAAAGAAAGAAAGGGTGGTTATACTAGGGTTATTAAACTAGGGCAAAGGTATGGAGATGCAGCTGAGATGGCAATTCTTGAACTAGTTGACAAAACTTTGGAAGAAAAATAATAGTCTTAGATATTAAGTATGTCCTTCTAAGGAGTTATATTTAATTGGTTTAATAGAATAGGAGGCAAATGATATGCTATATATTATTTCTTCTTCTATTCTTGCTGGCGTTATATTAGGGTTTGCGATAAGGATTATTTTAAGTAGATTTTCTTTATTAAATTTAGATAAAAAGCTAAAAAAAGTAAAAGAGGAAGCAGTCTTAGAGATAGAAAATGAGAAAAAGCAAATTATTTCGAATGCAAAAGCTCAAATGCTTAAAGATAAAAACCAGCAAGATAGGGAGATAAGAGAGCGAAAAAATGAAGTTTTTAATATAGAACGAAGGCTATTACAAAGGGAAGAAACTTTAGATAAGAGAATGTCGGCTCTTGATAAGCAACAAAATAGAATTGATTTTAAGCTTAAGGAATTTGAACAAAAAGAAAAAACAATAAGAGATAAGGAAATATCTCTTATTAAGAAGTTGGAAAGTATTTCTGGTCTTACAAAAGAAGAAGCAAAAAAAATTGTAATTGAGAAGATTGAAAATGAAGCTAAAAGAGATGCACAAGTAATTATTAATAAAAGCGAGCAAGAAGCTCAGCTTTTAGCAGATAAGGTGTCAAAGGATATATTGGTTTCTACTATGCAACGCATAGTAACAGAGGTTAGTTCTGAGTTTACTATTGCTTCTGTTGAACTGCCTAATGATGAGATGAAGGGTAGAATAATCGGTAAAGAAGGGCGTAACATTAGGGTTCTTGAAACATTAATAGGTGCAGATATTATTATTGACGATACTCCTGAAGCTGTTGTTATATCTTGTTTTGATCCAGTGAGAAAGGAGATAGCTAAGAGAACTCTTGAGAGACTTATTACAGATGGAAGAATCCATCCCGCAAGAATTGAGGAAGTTGTATACAGCGTTACTAATGAGATTAATAATATTATTCTTGAGGAAGGCGAGAAGGTAGTATTTGATTTAAATATTCATGGCCTTGACAAGAGGCTTATTAGAGGTCTTGGAAGACTATACTTTAGGAGTAGTTATGGTCAGAATGTTTTAAGCCATTCAAAGGAGACGGCAATAATAGGAGAAATTTTAGCTAAGGAGATGAAGCT
The sequence above is drawn from the Candidatus Borreliella tachyglossi genome and encodes:
- the rpmJ gene encoding 50S ribosomal protein L36 — its product is MKVRVSVKPICEKCKVIKRKGVLRIICDNLKHKQRQR
- the secY gene encoding preprotein translocase subunit SecY, with protein sequence MKGLFFNLFNIGDLRNKFLFTLFILFIFRVGSYLPIPGIDPVALRSYFKAQSDFSITNYFDFFSGGAFSNFSVFMLSIGPYISASIIIQLLVYSFPSLKKMQDGDGGRKKIKKYTKYLTIVAAVAQGYATSLYAKSIPGALNMPFNRYIFIAILTVTTGTFILLWLGEQINQRGIGNGASLIIFSGIVVRLQAALFNLFQGMRDPSQNINPVFVILVLSIFVLVVILIIYEYKAQRRIAIHYARANSKNTVSSYLPIKLNPSGVLPVIFASVLITLPLQILSGFAETSSLSRQILSYLRPNGSYYTLLNVILIIGFTYFYSKIQLSPKDISNNIRKNGGTIPGIKSDEMESYLDYIMNRTLFSGSIFLSIIAIIPFLVQNIFRFPYDVSRIMGSSSLLIMVGVALDTLIQIDAYLKTQGLSRGTSKKYAFLQKI
- the rpsK gene encoding 30S ribosomal protein S11 — its product is MNARVSTNKKKVKRSIGEGNVYIQATFNNTIVTVSDIRGNTLAWASAGGMGFKGAKKSTPYAAQITAESALGKVKDFGINYVHVFVKGPGIGRESAIRAVGSTGMVVRSISDVTPIPHNGCRPKKTRRV
- the rny gene encoding ribonuclease Y; amino-acid sequence: MLYIISSSILAGVILGFAIRIILSRFSLLNLDKKLKKVKEEAVLEIENEKKQIISNAKAQMLKDKNQQDREIRERKNEVFNIERRLLQREETLDKRMSALDKQQNRIDFKLKEFEQKEKTIRDKEISLIKKLESISGLTKEEAKKIVIEKIENEAKRDAQVIINKSEQEAQLLADKVSKDILVSTMQRIVTEVSSEFTIASVELPNDEMKGRIIGKEGRNIRVLETLIGADIIIDDTPEAVVISCFDPVRKEIAKRTLERLITDGRIHPARIEEVVYSVTNEINNIILEEGEKVVFDLNIHGLDKRLIRGLGRLYFRSSYGQNVLSHSKETAIIGEILAKEMKLDPVVVKRACLLHDIGKGMESISENSEGHAITGAELAQSCGESDIVVNAIAAHHNEIKPESIEAIVVQIADAISASRPGARRESLNNYINRLKRLEEIAYSFEGVQKCYAIQAGREVRIIVDNLLVNDEKATMLARDIAKKIEAEMRYPGKIKVTIIRETRVIEYAR
- the rpsM gene encoding 30S ribosomal protein S13, giving the protein MARIAGIDLPNNKQLQIALTSIYGIGRTRALEICRKTDVLPDKKAKDLDNDEINRLRRIVESDYVVEGKLRSELAMSIKRLMDIACYRGLRHRKGLPLRGQRTKTNARTRKGKRKTVANKKVATK
- the rplO gene encoding 50S ribosomal protein L15 — its product is MIKLKRPLGANKSRKVVGRGPGSGLGKTSGRGQKGQRARNTSPRPGFEGGQTPLYRRLPRRGFSNHDYKVKYEIVGLGDVDRKFETGDLVNYSTLCARGLVSKKVKNVKVLSNGNLTKKVDFEIFRISKSAEDLVTKLGCSIKLV
- the rplQ gene encoding 50S ribosomal protein L17; the protein is MKTRVGFNRLDRKSSHRKALLRNMVISLLKYERITSTKVKVSEVKRFAEKLITRAKVDSVHNRREVSKFIHDKYVLNKLFTKISPIFKERKGGYTRVIKLGQRYGDAAEMAILELVDKTLEEK
- a CDS encoding DNA-directed RNA polymerase subunit alpha, which gives rise to MSLEKLLKDFTIPDRIEFLRGEDDGSYGKFIIYPFEKGFGVTIGNTLRRVLLSSIEGYAISAMRIQSNIGGSLKIVSSEFDLIPGVVEDTLEVIANIKNIHLRLDEGVNSATISFTVNGKDTDVLKAAHLAREGVEVFNKDLVIATLSSDVSLDFEFQVNYGRGYVSSEQNSQYLEEVNTIALDSIFSPIEKVSYFIEDTRVGQRSDYDKLVMEIWTTGVISARDAIKKAASIVRDFLLPLMNFEDKVIHSIENSELKDSDLLDMSVEKLDLSVRSLNCLTKENVKTLGELISKSSDELSRARNFGKKSLEEIIEKLNVYGLFLGMAKAEALKVLSKNDKIR